A genomic segment from Paucidesulfovibrio longus DSM 6739 encodes:
- a CDS encoding CBS domain-containing protein, translated as MKVKDMMSSPVFSLRETDTLHSAREMMQMQRIRHIPIVTADNTFIGLITHRDLLSATISHLAEVDPDTQREIDSGIPIQEIMRTDLKSISPDEHLGDAAKVLLNHKYGCLPVVEKGKLVGIITEADFLKLTIQLLEALDNDA; from the coding sequence ATGAAAGTCAAAGATATGATGTCTTCGCCGGTGTTTTCCCTCAGGGAAACGGACACCTTGCACAGCGCGCGGGAAATGATGCAGATGCAGCGCATCCGGCATATCCCCATCGTCACGGCCGACAACACCTTCATCGGGCTGATCACCCACCGCGACCTGCTCTCGGCGACCATCTCGCATCTTGCGGAAGTGGACCCGGACACCCAGCGCGAAATCGATTCCGGCATTCCGATCCAGGAGATCATGCGCACCGACCTCAAATCCATCTCGCCGGATGAACACCTCGGAGACGCGGCCAAGGTGCTCCTGAACCACAAGTACGGCTGCCTGCCCGTAGTGGAAAAAGGAAAGCTTGTGGGCATCATCACTGAAGCAGACTTTCTCAAGCTGACCATCCAGCTGCTCGAAGCACTCGACAACGACGCCTGA
- a CDS encoding protein-L-isoaspartate(D-aspartate) O-methyltransferase: protein MRVDPKRTRERMVREQLEGRGVSDPAVLSAMREIPRHIFVEEALAAKAYLDCPLPIGEGQTISQPYVVALMTEVLQVRPGMRVLEIGTGSGYQATVLARMGADVYTVERIKSLFFAARQRFLDMRLFSVRCKLDDGTLGWPDEAPFDRIMVTAGGPNLPEPLLEQLGDPGRLVIPVGVSRGNQNLLLVEKQDGEVRKTDLGGVSFVDLVGAHGW, encoded by the coding sequence TTGCGGGTCGATCCCAAACGAACCCGGGAACGCATGGTGCGGGAGCAGTTGGAAGGTCGGGGCGTCAGCGACCCCGCCGTGCTGTCCGCCATGCGTGAGATTCCCCGTCACATCTTCGTGGAAGAGGCGCTCGCCGCCAAGGCCTATCTGGACTGCCCGCTGCCCATCGGCGAGGGACAGACCATTTCCCAGCCTTACGTGGTGGCGCTGATGACCGAGGTGCTCCAGGTTCGGCCCGGCATGCGGGTGCTGGAGATCGGCACCGGTTCCGGATATCAGGCCACCGTTCTTGCCCGCATGGGCGCCGATGTTTATACTGTCGAAAGGATCAAGTCGCTTTTCTTCGCCGCGCGGCAGCGTTTTTTGGATATGCGCCTGTTCAGCGTGCGCTGCAAGCTGGACGACGGCACCCTGGGCTGGCCGGACGAAGCCCCCTTTGACCGCATCATGGTCACGGCGGGCGGCCCGAATCTGCCGGAGCCGTTGCTGGAGCAGCTCGGCGACCCGGGACGGCTGGTCATTCCCGTGGGCGTATCGCGCGGGAACCAGAACTTGCTTCTCGTGGAAAAGCAGGACGGCGAGGTGCGAAAGACCGACCTCGGAGGCGTGAGCTTCGTTGATCTGGTGGGCGCCCACGGCTGGTAG
- the tsaD gene encoding tRNA (adenosine(37)-N6)-threonylcarbamoyltransferase complex transferase subunit TsaD: MLCLGIETSCDETAVALVENGRLLGQRLASQVDVHALFGGVVPEIASREHLRVLPGLYRALLEETGVRSEAVSCIAVSRGPGLLGALLIGLSFAKGLSLAIGAPLVGVNHLHAHLLAAGLERDIPFPALGLLVSGGHTHTYAVHADHDFRLLGRTLDDAAGEAFDKAAKRLNLPYPGGKLIDDLASGAEPDHGMFPRAFIDNDSLDFSFSGLKTAVVNHVDAHPHLALPSLAGPEALAPEVRAELAVVCASFNWSVADTLRIKTERALRRVPEAKALIVAGGVAANSMLRATMAELAGRNGLELVLPSPSLCTDNAAMVACAGERLARAGFYHGLDLEAVPRGRKVPLDWVGLGA, encoded by the coding sequence ATGCTCTGCTTGGGAATCGAGACATCCTGCGACGAAACCGCGGTCGCGTTGGTGGAAAACGGCCGTTTGCTGGGGCAGCGGCTGGCCTCGCAGGTGGACGTGCACGCCCTTTTCGGAGGGGTCGTGCCGGAAATCGCCTCGCGGGAGCATCTGCGGGTTCTGCCCGGCCTGTACCGCGCCTTGCTGGAAGAGACCGGTGTCCGCTCCGAGGCTGTTTCCTGCATCGCGGTTTCCCGCGGTCCGGGCCTGCTCGGCGCGCTGCTCATCGGGCTTTCCTTTGCCAAGGGGCTCAGCCTGGCCATCGGCGCGCCCCTCGTGGGCGTCAATCATCTGCATGCGCACCTGCTCGCCGCAGGGCTCGAACGGGACATTCCGTTTCCCGCCCTGGGCCTGCTGGTTTCCGGCGGCCATACGCACACCTACGCGGTGCACGCGGATCACGATTTCCGGCTGCTCGGCCGGACCCTGGACGACGCTGCCGGTGAGGCCTTCGACAAGGCGGCCAAGCGGCTCAATCTGCCTTATCCGGGCGGAAAGCTCATCGACGATCTGGCAAGCGGCGCCGAGCCGGACCACGGCATGTTTCCGCGCGCGTTCATCGACAACGACAGCCTGGACTTCAGCTTCAGCGGCCTGAAGACCGCCGTGGTCAACCACGTGGACGCTCATCCGCATCTGGCCTTGCCGTCGCTGGCCGGGCCGGAGGCCCTCGCGCCGGAGGTGCGCGCCGAGCTGGCCGTGGTCTGCGCGTCCTTCAATTGGAGCGTGGCTGATACGCTGCGGATCAAGACGGAAAGAGCGCTCCGGCGCGTTCCGGAGGCGAAGGCGCTGATCGTGGCGGGCGGCGTGGCCGCCAACTCCATGCTTCGCGCGACAATGGCCGAACTGGCCGGACGCAACGGCCTGGAACTGGTTCTTCCGTCGCCTTCGCTCTGCACGGACAATGCGGCCATGGTCGCCTGTGCGGGAGAGCGTCTCGCGCGCGCGGGATTTTATCACGGACTTGATCTGGAGGCGGTCCCGCGCGGGCGCAAGGTGCCTCTGGACTGGGTCGGACTGGGAGCCTGA
- the trxB gene encoding thioredoxin-disulfide reductase, which yields MKSYDAVVIGGGPAGMTAALYLLRSGVRTLMVEKLSPGGQVLLTEEIENYPGFPEGLKGYELADAFAAQLDKYKPEKILDEVREMRVDPEGKKGHELLVGEEWIHAKCIILSTGARYRPLGAPGEQRLIGRGVSYCALCDGNFYRGKTVAVVGGGNSALEESLYLAKLVKKIYLIHRRDDFRGLKCYQDKCFTHPAIEVIRSSVVTEILGENEVTGVAVENRNSGEKSVIEVDGVFVFVGFAPNVGFVPKEVDMDANGVLTDTEMRTNVPGIFAAGDIRSKHCRQVATAVGDGATAANTAFAYLEQLDA from the coding sequence ATGAAATCCTACGACGCTGTCGTTATTGGGGGCGGCCCGGCCGGAATGACGGCCGCCCTTTACCTTTTGCGCTCCGGCGTGCGCACCCTCATGGTGGAGAAGCTCTCACCCGGCGGGCAGGTGCTGCTCACCGAGGAGATAGAGAATTATCCCGGCTTTCCGGAGGGCCTCAAGGGCTACGAGCTGGCGGACGCCTTTGCGGCCCAGCTTGACAAATACAAGCCGGAAAAGATCCTGGACGAGGTCCGGGAGATGCGGGTGGACCCGGAAGGGAAAAAGGGACACGAGCTGCTCGTGGGCGAGGAATGGATTCACGCGAAGTGCATCATTCTATCCACGGGAGCGCGGTACCGTCCGCTCGGCGCGCCGGGCGAGCAGCGTCTCATCGGTCGCGGCGTGTCCTATTGCGCGCTTTGCGACGGGAATTTCTATCGCGGCAAAACCGTGGCGGTGGTGGGAGGGGGTAACTCCGCCCTGGAGGAGTCCCTTTATCTGGCCAAGCTGGTCAAGAAAATCTATCTCATCCACCGGCGGGACGATTTTCGCGGCTTGAAGTGCTACCAGGACAAATGCTTCACCCACCCGGCGATTGAAGTGATCCGCAGCTCCGTGGTCACCGAGATTCTCGGCGAGAACGAAGTCACCGGAGTGGCGGTGGAGAACCGCAATTCCGGAGAAAAGTCCGTGATCGAAGTGGACGGCGTGTTCGTCTTTGTCGGGTTCGCGCCGAATGTCGGCTTCGTTCCCAAGGAAGTGGACATGGACGCCAACGGCGTGCTCACGGATACCGAGATGCGCACCAACGTTCCCGGCATTTTCGCCGCCGGCGACATCCGTTCCAAGCACTGCCGTCAAGTGGCCACCGCCGTGGGCGACGGCGCCACCGCCGCAAACACCGCCTTCGCCTATCTGGAACAGCTCGATGCCTAA
- the trxA gene encoding thioredoxin, with protein sequence MAFQVTDGNFEKEVLQSDIPVLVDFWAPWCGPCRAMGPVIDELATEYEGQVKICKMNVDENSASPSKYGIRAIPTLILFKGGEVVDQTTGAVSKSSIKEMISKKAL encoded by the coding sequence ATGGCGTTCCAGGTGACGGACGGCAATTTTGAAAAGGAAGTGCTGCAAAGCGACATTCCCGTGCTTGTGGACTTCTGGGCGCCCTGGTGCGGCCCCTGCCGGGCCATGGGTCCGGTCATCGACGAGCTGGCCACCGAGTACGAAGGTCAGGTCAAGATCTGCAAGATGAACGTGGACGAGAACTCCGCTTCTCCCAGCAAGTACGGCATCCGCGCCATTCCGACTCTGATTCTCTTCAAGGGCGGCGAAGTGGTCGACCAGACCACCGGTGCGGTTTCCAAGAGCAGCATCAAGGAAATGATCAGCAAAAAGGCCCTGTAA
- the fbp gene encoding class 1 fructose-bisphosphatase, with product MPQQITVTEHLLYSQSQVKATGRFTLLLNELIMSAKIISREVNKAGLVDVLGFTGDVNVQGEKVKKLDEYANSILIHRLSKAGVLCAMASEENADIIGIPRGYPTGEYVLIFDPLDGSSNIDVNVNIGTIFSIYRRKSPADSEVMHSDVLQKGAEQVAAGYIMYGSSTMLVLTTGEGVHGFTLDPGVGEFLLSHPNIRIPDQGKIYSVNEGYELYWDDATRKAMRYFKGEDNAIKRPFSLRYIGSLVADFHRNLIYGGIFLYPADHRDPAKPRGKLRLMCEANPMAMIVEQAGGLATDGERRILDIEPDHLHQRVPLFIGSRSDVLKVMEILKGE from the coding sequence GTGCCGCAACAGATAACCGTTACGGAACACCTGTTGTACAGTCAGTCCCAGGTCAAGGCCACGGGTCGTTTCACGTTGCTGTTGAACGAGCTGATCATGTCGGCCAAGATCATCTCCCGCGAGGTGAACAAGGCCGGCCTGGTGGACGTGTTGGGCTTTACCGGGGACGTCAACGTCCAGGGCGAGAAGGTCAAGAAGCTGGACGAATACGCCAACAGCATCCTGATTCACCGCCTTTCCAAGGCTGGCGTGCTCTGCGCCATGGCCTCGGAGGAGAACGCCGACATCATCGGCATTCCGCGCGGCTACCCCACCGGGGAATACGTGCTCATCTTCGACCCGTTGGACGGTTCGTCGAACATCGACGTGAACGTGAACATCGGGACGATTTTTTCCATTTATCGGCGCAAAAGTCCTGCGGATTCCGAGGTCATGCACAGCGACGTGCTCCAAAAGGGCGCCGAGCAGGTGGCCGCCGGGTACATCATGTACGGCTCCTCGACCATGCTCGTGCTGACCACGGGAGAAGGCGTGCACGGCTTCACCCTGGATCCGGGCGTGGGCGAATTCCTGCTCTCCCATCCGAACATCCGCATCCCGGACCAAGGCAAGATCTATTCCGTGAACGAGGGCTACGAACTCTATTGGGACGACGCCACCCGCAAGGCCATGCGTTATTTCAAGGGCGAGGACAACGCCATCAAGCGTCCCTTCAGCCTGCGCTACATCGGCTCTCTCGTGGCCGATTTCCACCGCAACCTGATCTACGGCGGAATCTTTCTCTACCCGGCGGACCATCGGGATCCGGCCAAGCCGCGCGGCAAGCTCCGGCTGATGTGCGAGGCCAATCCCATGGCCATGATCGTGGAGCAGGCGGGAGGGCTGGCCACGGACGGCGAGCGTCGCATCCTGGACATCGAACCCGACCACCTGCACCAGCGCGTGCCCTTGTTCATCGGGTCGCGCAGCGACGTGCTCAAGGTCATGGAAATCCTCAAGGGCGAATAG
- a CDS encoding tetratricopeptide repeat protein: protein MQQKIEWFQEVLSLEPGSRVFFPLARLFVQVGELENAVSTLRSGLDRHPEYLEARMLLVQVLSDLGRSDEALEQSRRVVEALGGYPSFWKLWAQGQPHENRDFAVFLMLVASWLQGRPVHWTDIMLEGVNSLSDKLVGPLPEPAPRLEPTEPQRRSVVVEGAVTRKTEGAGGSLRTKTMADLLAAQGDYQGAQDIYRELWSRATGADKDELAGRIREMEAGIVERQSSPQQEPDPDEDVFSQHAKNRLIGALEMLAARFEARVRRQNAD from the coding sequence ATGCAGCAAAAGATTGAGTGGTTCCAAGAAGTATTGAGCCTGGAGCCCGGCTCGCGGGTATTTTTCCCCCTGGCGAGACTGTTCGTCCAGGTCGGCGAACTTGAAAACGCCGTGTCCACGCTGCGGTCCGGCCTGGACAGGCATCCCGAATACCTCGAGGCCCGGATGCTGCTCGTGCAGGTCTTGTCCGACCTGGGGCGCAGCGACGAGGCCCTGGAGCAGTCCAGGCGGGTCGTGGAGGCCCTGGGGGGGTATCCTTCCTTCTGGAAGCTCTGGGCCCAGGGACAGCCGCATGAAAACCGCGACTTCGCCGTGTTTCTCATGCTCGTGGCTTCGTGGCTGCAAGGGCGGCCCGTGCACTGGACCGACATCATGCTCGAAGGCGTGAACTCGCTTTCCGACAAGCTCGTTGGCCCTCTGCCCGAACCCGCTCCCCGACTCGAACCGACGGAACCGCAGCGGCGTTCCGTTGTCGTCGAAGGAGCGGTGACGCGCAAGACCGAGGGCGCGGGCGGCAGCCTGCGCACCAAGACCATGGCCGATCTGCTGGCCGCCCAGGGCGACTATCAGGGCGCCCAGGACATCTACCGCGAGCTTTGGTCCCGCGCGACAGGGGCGGACAAGGACGAACTCGCCGGGCGCATCCGAGAGATGGAGGCGGGCATCGTGGAGCGGCAATCTTCGCCGCAGCAGGAGCCCGATCCCGACGAGGACGTCTTCAGCCAGCACGCCAAGAACCGGCTGATCGGCGCCCTGGAAATGCTGGCGGCTCGTTTCGAAGCCAGGGTGCGCCGCCAGAACGCGGACTGA
- a CDS encoding Mrp/NBP35 family ATP-binding protein: protein MGSCSSGGSCPSAGKDGGSAKLKIQDGLISSTLAKIKYKLFIMSGKGGVGKSSISVNLAAALARKGFKVGLMDVDIHGPSVPTLMGLKGLLDVDRGSLIMPKAYSENLHVVSMESLLKDPDQAVLWRGPMKTSAIRQFISDVQWGELDFLVVDSPPGTGDEPMTVLKTIPEALCVVVTTPQEVSLADVRKSINFLQYAKANILGVVENMSGLICPHCRERIDLFKRGGGKELAEKYGLDFLGAVPLDPATVVAGDLGTPVVLLDEETPAKTALLELGDRVAEAAFKSLEAASSVHN from the coding sequence ATGGGTTCGTGTTCTTCTGGAGGCTCCTGCCCCTCGGCGGGCAAGGACGGCGGCAGCGCCAAGCTCAAGATTCAGGACGGGTTGATTTCCTCGACCCTGGCCAAGATCAAATACAAACTCTTCATCATGTCCGGCAAGGGCGGGGTGGGCAAAAGCTCCATCTCCGTCAACCTCGCCGCGGCCCTGGCCCGCAAGGGATTCAAGGTCGGGCTCATGGACGTGGACATCCACGGCCCCAGCGTGCCCACCCTGATGGGCCTCAAGGGCCTGCTCGACGTGGATCGCGGGTCGCTGATCATGCCCAAGGCCTATTCCGAAAATCTCCACGTGGTCTCCATGGAATCCCTGCTCAAGGATCCGGACCAGGCGGTGCTCTGGCGCGGGCCCATGAAGACCTCGGCCATCCGGCAGTTCATTTCCGACGTGCAGTGGGGCGAGCTGGACTTCCTGGTCGTCGATTCCCCTCCGGGCACCGGCGACGAGCCCATGACCGTGCTCAAGACCATTCCTGAGGCCCTCTGCGTGGTCGTGACCACGCCGCAGGAGGTTTCTCTGGCCGACGTGCGCAAGTCCATCAATTTCCTTCAGTACGCCAAGGCCAACATCCTGGGCGTGGTGGAAAACATGAGCGGCTTGATCTGCCCGCATTGCCGCGAGCGCATCGACCTCTTCAAGCGCGGAGGCGGCAAGGAGCTTGCCGAGAAATACGGCCTGGACTTTCTGGGTGCGGTTCCCCTTGATCCCGCCACCGTGGTGGCCGGCGACCTCGGAACTCCCGTGGTCCTGCTGGACGAGGAAACGCCGGCCAAGACGGCGTTGCTGGAACTGGGCGACCGTGTCGCCGAAGCCGCGTTCAAGAGCCTCGAGGCCGCAAGCTCGGTCCATAATTAG
- a CDS encoding FtsB family cell division protein — MFGRRVIVGLLVLLNLYLLLGLVWGERGALSYLDLRNRYQSLRAEVDRLETRSRDLSADILRLESDADYQERMIRERMNYVRKNEVLYVFPQDGEAAGEGRDAAKD; from the coding sequence ATGTTTGGACGCCGGGTCATTGTCGGGCTTCTCGTGCTCCTCAATCTCTATCTCCTTTTGGGGCTGGTCTGGGGGGAGCGGGGCGCTCTGTCGTATCTGGATCTCAGAAACCGCTACCAGAGCCTGCGGGCCGAGGTGGACCGGCTGGAAACGAGAAGCCGCGACCTGAGCGCCGACATTCTTCGCCTGGAGTCCGATGCGGACTATCAGGAGCGCATGATTCGCGAGCGCATGAACTACGTACGGAAAAACGAGGTGCTCTACGTTTTTCCGCAGGACGGCGAAGCCGCCGGAGAAGGCCGGGATGCAGCAAAAGATTGA
- the pgsA gene encoding CDP-diacylglycerol--glycerol-3-phosphate 3-phosphatidyltransferase, producing MFNLPNSLTLGRVAAVPLIVLLMYFPGAITAWLATLVFIAACLTDMLDGMLARRRKEVTSMGKFLDPLADKLLICSVLVMLVQQGRAPAWVVILIIGRELAVTGMRAIAAERGLVVAADKYGKLKTVLQIVALVPLIYGRDFFGLDFLRIGTFLLYAALVLTVFSGWNYLYNFYANLLHGQEREG from the coding sequence ATGTTCAATCTGCCCAACTCGCTGACCCTCGGTCGTGTGGCGGCTGTCCCGCTGATCGTGCTGCTGATGTATTTTCCGGGCGCGATCACGGCGTGGCTTGCCACATTGGTTTTCATCGCGGCCTGCCTCACCGACATGCTCGACGGCATGCTGGCGCGGCGGCGGAAAGAAGTCACGAGCATGGGCAAATTCCTCGATCCGCTGGCGGACAAGCTCCTGATCTGCTCCGTGCTGGTCATGCTCGTGCAGCAGGGGCGCGCTCCGGCCTGGGTGGTCATCCTGATCATCGGCCGCGAGCTGGCCGTGACCGGAATGCGGGCCATCGCCGCGGAGCGCGGGCTGGTCGTGGCTGCGGACAAATACGGCAAGCTCAAGACCGTGCTCCAGATCGTGGCCCTGGTGCCCCTGATCTACGGCCGGGACTTTTTCGGGCTGGATTTCCTGCGAATCGGGACGTTCCTGCTCTATGCGGCCCTGGTCCTGACCGTGTTTTCGGGCTGGAACTATCTGTACAACTTCTATGCAAACCTGCTACACGGACAGGAAAGGGAAGGCTGA
- a CDS encoding PDC sensor domain-containing protein, producing MSLKHILPLLLLALLATACSTLKESWQGTKEVAQDVGTFVNPDPEVNLDAYQFENPNQEKLARLMTPVDGPLKSMIRYVSDRDSYPDQKWIDLLFLRYPWVHSMIVVDKDGWMLDRVPEEPLKRISDPLVYEANWRSTFLQTVVDYPELGPELYVGTPYFKDADFAGLILVSVDPRTLLSFCPNPDELVLLQPGGGAWTMNHGLDTAPLKALPWKEMLEDDVAGEVEAGGERWVWIVRYVGSDPYVYATPCVKQEREDSGWLPF from the coding sequence TTGAGCCTGAAACATATTCTCCCTCTGCTTCTCCTGGCATTGCTCGCCACGGCCTGCTCCACCCTGAAGGAGAGCTGGCAGGGCACCAAGGAGGTCGCCCAGGACGTGGGAACCTTCGTGAACCCCGACCCGGAAGTGAATCTCGACGCCTACCAGTTCGAGAACCCCAACCAGGAGAAGCTCGCCCGGCTGATGACGCCGGTCGACGGACCGCTCAAGTCCATGATCCGCTACGTTTCGGACCGGGATTCCTACCCGGACCAGAAGTGGATCGACCTGCTCTTCCTCCGCTATCCCTGGGTGCACAGCATGATCGTCGTGGACAAGGACGGCTGGATGCTGGACCGGGTTCCGGAGGAGCCGCTCAAGCGCATCAGCGACCCCTTGGTCTACGAGGCGAATTGGAGAAGCACTTTCCTCCAGACCGTGGTGGACTACCCGGAACTGGGGCCGGAACTCTACGTCGGCACGCCGTATTTCAAGGACGCGGATTTCGCCGGGCTGATTCTCGTCAGCGTCGATCCCCGCACCCTGCTGAGCTTCTGCCCGAATCCCGACGAATTGGTGCTGCTCCAGCCGGGCGGCGGCGCCTGGACCATGAATCATGGCCTGGACACCGCCCCGCTCAAGGCTCTCCCCTGGAAGGAGATGCTCGAGGACGACGTGGCGGGCGAGGTCGAGGCCGGGGGCGAACGCTGGGTCTGGATCGTGCGCTACGTCGGCAGCGATCCCTATGTCTACGCCACTCCCTGCGTGAAGCAGGAGCGCGAAGACAGCGGCTGGCTTCCTTTTTAG
- a CDS encoding outer membrane protein assembly factor BamD, translating into MPKTFLRILPIVLLAATLSGCGLIDYYFLPRPEDTAQELYEAGADAMSQGEYSDAAEYFMKLKDNYPFSPFTPKAEVGLGDAYFLDDKFMLAADAYKEFEALHPVHDDIPYVLFQVGMSNFKQFESIDRRQDNIKEGIEYFQRVIDAFPESDYAAQAKEYIHKSRRILAEHEVFIADFYWRTKKYGPAWSRYKYIVENFPDLPDIQEYARKRAEYSYYEHQKTLSEEERMRLQDSWYKFVRDWL; encoded by the coding sequence ATGCCTAAAACCTTTCTGCGCATTCTCCCGATCGTCCTGCTGGCGGCGACGCTTTCCGGCTGCGGCCTGATCGACTACTACTTCCTGCCCAGGCCGGAAGACACGGCTCAGGAGCTTTACGAGGCCGGAGCCGACGCCATGAGCCAGGGGGAGTATTCGGACGCTGCGGAATATTTCATGAAGCTGAAGGACAACTATCCCTTCAGCCCCTTCACCCCCAAGGCCGAAGTGGGCCTGGGCGACGCCTACTTCCTGGACGACAAGTTCATGCTCGCCGCGGACGCCTACAAGGAATTCGAGGCGCTGCATCCCGTGCACGACGATATTCCCTACGTGCTGTTTCAGGTGGGCATGTCCAACTTCAAGCAGTTCGAGTCCATCGACCGCCGTCAGGACAACATCAAGGAAGGGATCGAGTATTTCCAGCGGGTCATCGACGCCTTTCCGGAATCGGACTACGCGGCCCAGGCCAAGGAATACATCCACAAGAGCCGCCGCATCCTCGCCGAACACGAGGTCTTCATCGCGGATTTCTACTGGCGCACCAAAAAGTACGGCCCGGCCTGGAGCCGGTACAAGTACATCGTGGAGAATTTCCCGGACCTCCCGGATATCCAGGAATATGCCCGAAAGCGTGCCGAATACTCCTACTATGAGCATCAGAAGACGCTCTCCGAGGAGGAACGGATGCGATTGCAGGATAGCTGGTACAAGTTCGTCCGGGATTGGTTGTAA